Proteins from a genomic interval of Pseudomonas versuta:
- a CDS encoding amino acid ABC transporter ATP-binding protein produces MIEVRELVKVFDTRGQIVRAVDNVSTTVAKGEVLVVIGPSGSGKSTFLRCLNGLEEFDSGSVSIDGLDLANPKTDVNAYRREVGMVFQHFNLFPHMTVLENLCLAQKVVRKRGKAEREAKARALLEKVGIGQKANEYPSRLSGGQQQRVAIARALAMEPKVMLFDEPTSALDPEMVGEVLDVMKTLAREGMTMVCVTHEMGFAREVANRVLFFDHGKLLEDSAPEDFFNSPKDLRAQAFLRQVL; encoded by the coding sequence GTGATTGAAGTTCGCGAACTGGTAAAAGTCTTCGATACCCGCGGGCAGATCGTCCGCGCGGTAGACAATGTCAGCACCACAGTCGCCAAAGGCGAAGTGCTGGTGGTGATAGGGCCTTCGGGTTCGGGTAAATCGACCTTTCTGCGCTGCCTGAACGGGCTGGAAGAATTCGACTCCGGTTCGGTCAGCATCGACGGCCTGGACCTGGCCAACCCGAAAACTGACGTAAACGCTTATCGGCGTGAAGTCGGCATGGTGTTCCAGCATTTCAACCTGTTCCCGCACATGACCGTGCTCGAAAACCTGTGCCTGGCGCAGAAGGTCGTGCGCAAGCGCGGCAAGGCCGAGCGTGAAGCCAAAGCCCGTGCGTTGCTGGAGAAGGTCGGAATCGGGCAGAAGGCCAATGAGTACCCGTCGCGGCTCTCGGGCGGCCAGCAGCAGCGCGTGGCGATTGCCCGTGCGCTGGCGATGGAGCCCAAGGTGATGCTGTTCGACGAACCGACCTCGGCGCTAGACCCGGAAATGGTCGGCGAAGTACTGGACGTGATGAAGACCCTGGCCCGCGAAGGCATGACCATGGTCTGCGTGACCCATGAGATGGGTTTTGCCCGTGAAGTGGCCAATCGCGTGCTGTTCTTTGACCACGGCAAACTGTTGGAGGATTCCGCCCCGGAAGACTTCTTCAACTCGCCCAAAGACCTGCGGGCCCAGGCGTTTCTGCGCCAGGTGCTGTAA
- a CDS encoding methyl-accepting chemotaxis protein, translating into MAATVQEVARNAEEASEAAVVADQQAREGDKVVGEAIAQIEKLAVEVGQSSEAMDHLKRESDKIGSVLDVIKSVAQQTNLLALNAAIEAARAGEAGRGFAVVADEVRSLAQRTQKSTEEIEALIEGLQSGTRQASSSMDSSRTLTHSSVELTRRAGEALGSITRTVSTIQGMNQQIAAAAEQQSAVAEEINRSVLNVRDVSEQTAAASEETAASSTELARLGTHLQTLVGRFKV; encoded by the coding sequence ATGGCGGCAACCGTGCAGGAGGTGGCACGCAATGCCGAAGAGGCATCAGAAGCCGCCGTTGTCGCCGACCAGCAAGCCCGCGAGGGTGACAAAGTGGTCGGCGAGGCAATTGCCCAGATCGAGAAACTGGCGGTCGAAGTGGGGCAGTCCTCCGAGGCCATGGACCACCTCAAGCGTGAAAGCGACAAGATTGGCAGCGTGCTCGATGTCATCAAGTCTGTCGCCCAACAAACCAACCTGCTGGCGCTCAATGCCGCCATTGAGGCCGCACGGGCCGGTGAAGCAGGACGCGGTTTTGCGGTGGTTGCCGACGAGGTGCGCAGCCTGGCGCAACGTACGCAAAAATCCACAGAGGAGATTGAAGCGCTGATTGAGGGCCTGCAGAGCGGCACCCGGCAAGCCTCCAGCAGCATGGACAGCAGTCGCACCCTGACCCATAGCAGCGTTGAACTCACCCGCCGCGCAGGCGAAGCCCTGGGCAGTATTACGCGCACGGTCTCGACCATTCAGGGCATGAATCAACAGATCGCCGCGGCAGCCGAACAGCAAAGCGCCGTGGCTGAAGAGATTAATCGCAGCGTACTGAATGTGCGTGATGTGTCAGAGCAAACGGCGGCGGCCAGTGAAGAGACGGCAGCGTCCAGCACTGAGCTGGCCCGCCTGGGAACGCATCTTCAAACGCTGGTGGGGCGCTTCAAGGTATGA